In Toxoplasma gondii ME49 chromosome X, whole genome shotgun sequence, a single genomic region encodes these proteins:
- a CDS encoding Ras-related GTP binding A family protein (encoded by transcript TGME49_225430) — protein sequence MERSDSGTNSKLLLMGRAGAGKSSMRSIIFANYIPSETQKQAPTSNVDHSTLRFLGWLDLSIWDCGGQDIFMENYFELQRENIFGNAEVLVYVLEVRRSSLLAAGLVEAAEAAASSALSDRRSHSASSVASRSPVASSSSSALRSVSSSSSFAGPRALSSSSAVFHSPSSSSASPAQTLQSGSSHPVLDVRSSSSPALLHPFSSSLAARRSPASSCCAVPSCPLSALCPSSAPVPDSSVRIPPSNRLAAVPLSSSVSLSASDRRSAAHLPTRIPLSPASVSVSPSKPRSPTSSSGLPGGNSAEGRRSGSPSFRLSSSPLFPPSTTRLSSAFAPVFRSFLSAGSVLRETVQRDVRLQELAKDARYISEALQSIWVFSPTAKVFVLVHKMDIVPAEDRPRVIAFYKKLIRDLAREKEVGVFATSIWEDTLFQAWSTIVASLVPHVEDLERDLRALSELCVADEIVLFEKNTFLVISHWSRREHPDAQRFEKVSSSCKQFKMTCAKSQSNFSSFVARTPTLSAFIERFTRNTYIMIIISDPGVEPAATLCNIDRAREHFSKSAQAMQVGPSL from the exons ATGGAGAGGAGCGACTCTGGGACCAACAGCAAACTTCTCCTTATGGGGCGGGCAGGCGCGGGGAAGAGCTCGATGCGCTCCATCATCTTCGCGAATTACATTCCAAgtgaaacgcagaaacaggCACCAACATCTAACGTCGACCATTCAACCCTGCGTTTCCTTGGCTGGCTCGATTTGTCCATTTGGGACTGTGGCGGCCAAGACATCTTCATGGAAAACTACTTTGAACTACAAAGAGAAAACATTTTTGG GAACGCGGAGGTGCTTGTTTACGTGCTCGAGGTTCGTCGGAGTTCGCTCCTCGCTGCTGGTTTGGTAGAAGCAGCTGAGGCGGCTGCTTCATCCGCATTGTCCGATCGTCGTTCGCACTCCGCATCGTCTGTTGCCTCTCGGTCGCCGGTTGcatcgtcctcgtcttcggcGCTTCGTTCAGTAtcgtcgtcgtcctcgtTTGCTGGCCCCCGCGCATTGTCTTCATCGTCAGCTGTGTTTCATtcgccctcttcttcatccgcGTCGCCTGCACAGACTCTGCAGTCTGGTTCCTCGCACCCGGTTCTCGACGTTCGTTCATCGTCCTCGCCTGCGTTGCTTCATCCGTTTTCGTCCTCACTCGCTGCACGTCGTTCACCTGCATCATCCTGCTGTGCTGTCCCGAGTTGTCCTCTTTCCGCTCTTTGCCCCTCTTCTGCACCTGTCCCTGATTCGTCTGTCCGCATTCCGCCTTCGAACCGGCTTGCTGCcgtccctctttcttcctcggtttctctttctgcttctgacCGTCGTTCTGCTGCGCATCTTCCCACGCGTATCCCTCTTTCCCCGGCTtcggtctctgtttctccatcTAAACCTCGTTCGCCGACTTCTTCGTCCGGCTTGCCTGGCGGCAACTCAGCGGAGGGGCGGCGTTCGGgttcgccttcctttcgGCTGTCATCTTCCCCGTTGTTTCCGCCTTCGACTACGCGgctgtcttctgcgttcgCACCCGTTTTCAGAAGCTTCTTGTCAGCAGGTTCCGTGCTTCGGGAGACTGTTCAGAGAGACGTTCGTCTCCAAGAGCTCGCCAAGGACGCCAGATACATCAGCGAGGCCCTCCAAAGCATTTGGGTTTTCTCTCCCACAGCGAAAGTATTCGTCCTCGTCCACAAGATGGATATCGTTCCCGCTGAAGACCGGCCTAGAGTCATCGCCTTCTACAAGAAGCTTATCCGGGACCTTGCACGAG agaaagaagtggGTGTCTTTGCAACTTCGATCTGGGAAGACACGCTGTTCCAAGCGTGGAGCACAATCGTCGCGTCCTTGGTTCCGCATGTCGAGGATCTAGAGCGGGACTTGAGAGCTCTGTCTGAGCTATGTGTCGCGGACGAAATCGTTCTCTTCGAGAAAAATACCTTTCTG GTCATTTCGCACTGGTCCAGAAGGGAACATCCAGACGCGCAACGCTTCGAGAAAGTCTCGAGCAGCTGCAAGCAGTTCAAAATGACATGCGCAAAGTCACAG AGCAATTTCTCGAGTTTCGTCGCCCGAACGCCGACACTCTCCGCCTTCATCGAGCGCTTTACTCGCAACACGTACATCATGATCATCATAAGCGACCCAG GCGTGGAGCCAGCGGCGACGTTGTGTAATATCGACAGAGCTCGGGAGCACTTTAGCAAGTCTGCGCAAGCGATGCAGGTCGGCCCGTCGTTGTGA
- a CDS encoding hypothetical protein (encoded by transcript TGME49_225380) codes for MPAATALPNPSVPRAALVAARFLRPPGRFKRAELREHPRSKTGAFANLVKTAVRLREKARAFSLVPPPRLIPIPLPARKKHLESVRGVPTVSSDVLARRLHFLLGPAAIEQQKAAKMQRGLTPYQTELFMWERQMREIRKIYRAQYLQRLAEVTEEERQKQLQLYLQEKRERRLRREEQLQRIYDDKKRRAVLKDRMRIEKKVTQSLQTARVSRRKVAHVLWLKKLQDSSDFLQEQEEAARGVAALARARAKETGEEEEELLATEMAKLKENAFVNLPSRNVSVPDLLAQLGLNDEKVKSIKKKITGTDNVFRHIMEESFAVLPEDGPEFEEDGGVSAKQQKSQILSERQRAVLTYAGFTEAEKLRLLDEKIDMLNKKLDEDYELRGAPQNLVYLQLRDHLQAAKISYREKLYVRETQKRLQEQQAKSASSGTGTSENGDDKIKDTR; via the exons ATGCCGGCCGCGACGGCTCTTCCGAATCCCTCAGTGCCGCGAGCCGCCTTGGTCGCAGCGCGTTTCCTCCGTCCTCCAGGGCGATTTAAACGTGCAGAGCTGCGCGAGCACCCGAGAAGCAAAACAGGTGCCTTTGCGAACCTCGTCAAGACGGCGGTTAGACTAAGGGAGAAGGCTAgggccttctccctcgtcccTCCTCCCAG GTTAATTCCCATTCCCCTCCCTGCCCGAAAGAAACACCTGGAGTCCGTCCGAGGTGTACCTACAGTTTCCTCAGACGTCCTTGCGCGACGACTTCACTTTTTGCTCGGCCCCGCAGCGATTGAGCAACAGAAAGCGGCGAAAATGCAG AGAGGTCTCACGCCGTACCAAACTGAACTCTTCATGTGGGAGCGACAG ATGAGAGAAATCCGCAAGATTTACCGCGCTCAGTACCTCCAGAGGCTCGCGGAGGTcacggaagaagagcggcaaaAGCAGCTTCAGCTCTACCtacaggagaagcgag AACGAAGACTccggcgagaagagcagctTCAGAGGATCTACGACGACAAGAAAAGGCGAGCTGTCTTGAAAGATCGCATGCggatcgagaagaaag TCACCCAGTCCTTGCAGACggctcgcgtttctcggcgAAAGGTTGCCCACGTTCTTTGGCTGAAGAAGCTGCAA GACTCATCAGATTTCCTTCAAGAGCAGGAGGAAGCTGCGCGGGGCGTCGCCGCCCTGGCACGAGCTCGGGCtaaggagacaggcgaggaggaagaggagctcTTGGCGACGGAGATGGCCAAGCTGAAAGAAAATGCCTTCGTCAACTTGCCGTCTCGAAACGTGTCGGTCCCCGACCTCCTTGCTCAGTTGG GTCTTAACGACGAGAAGGTCAAGTCGATAAAGAAAAAGATCACGGGGACCGACAATGTGTTCAG ACACATCATGGAAGAATCCTTTGCAGTCCTCCCTGAAGATGGCCCCGAATTTGAAGAGGACGGAGGAGTCTCCGCAAAGCAGCAGAAGTCGCAGATTCTCTCAGAACGCCAACGGGCTGTTTTGACGTATGCGGGTTTCACAG AGGCCGAGAAGTTGCGGCTGCTAGATGAGAAAATCGACATGCTGAACAAGAAGCTCGACGAGGACTACGAGCTCAGGGGCGCGCCGCAGAACCTGGTGTATCTACAGCTGCGCGACCACCTTCAGGCTGCAAAGATCTCTTACCGA GAAAAGCTCTACGTCCGAGAGACTCAGAAACGGCTCCAGGAGCAGCAAGCGAAATCTGCATCGTCGGGAACAG GAACGTcagagaacggcgacgaCAAAATCAAAGACACTCGCTAG
- a CDS encoding hypothetical protein (encoded by transcript TGME49_225413) encodes MKHLRCPAFVTWYKRVPRRLTDSEDGEELRGSVGTFSAIIPEEIRDYALIAAQEDSRLPPIELGEVPTLKGTVTVLHSFEVNRPHLFCVLMSCERIVVKCMTSRIDALCPSENAVVLSVTRLRPPSCSVRASSVEFYKAENSKRKCQCGEQEGEREQRIAERQQTKNSRYWKTGVHGLAAKFHVNGQIYSGAYLPQVMVEFEMKANDIAELIRKAQYFGEITEELLDSVQLTKFQGTHGSLSFSEHKNEHGVMTGVTCSNGHVNGKQSRKFSGGTERHR; translated from the exons ATGAAACACCTTCGATGCCCCGCGTTTGTCACTTGGTACAAACGAGTCCCGCGGCGATTGACGGATTCTGAGGACGGTGAAGAGTTGCGCGGATCCGTTGGAACTTTTTCAGCCATCATTCCCGAGGAGATAA GAGACTATGCCTTGATTGCCGCACAAGAGGACTCGCGCCTCCCTCCGATAGAATTGGGCGAGGTGCCCACGCTGAAGGGCACCGTAACTGTGCTTCACTCCTTCGAAGTAAATCGTCCACACTTGTTTTGTGTCCTGATGTCGTGCGAGAGGATAGTAGTGAAGTGTATGACAAGTAGAATCGATGCTCTTTGCCCTTCTGAAAACGCCGTTGTACTTTCAGTTACACGCTTACGTCCACCCAGCTGCAGCGTGCGAGCGAGTTCGGTAGAGTTTTACAAGGCGGAAAACTCGAAACGAAAGTGCCAATGCGGTGAGCAAGAGGGGgaacgagaacagagaatAGCAGAGCGGCAG CAGACCAAGAACAGTCGGTACTGGAAGACTGGCGTGCACGGCTTGGCGGCAAAGTTCCACGTTAATGGACAAAT ATATTCGGGTGCGTATCTACCGCAAGTTATGGTTGAGTTCGAAATGAAGGCGAATGACATTGCTGAGTTG ATTCGCAAAGCGCAGTATTTCGGCGAGATTACAGAAGAGCTCCTTGACTCAGTGCAGCTAACAAAATTTCAAGGCACGCACGGATCGCTATCGTTTTCCGAGCACAAGAATGAACACGGAGTGATGACAGGCGTCACGTGTTCAAATGGACATGTTAATGGAAAACAAAGCAGGAAGTTTTCCGGTGGAACTGAACGCCACAGGTGA
- a CDS encoding hypothetical protein (encoded by transcript TGME49_225435) → MLSEPKREEQEAVTHLRCIREFCSLSGSHRNSGKRICLSSFIKTYSSFSACLFQVSTTTVTRQMCLRIESLLTEEPDLTQTDGGLPMGNQQSDWCKEIDARQNMQLRKARQRRENDA, encoded by the exons ATGCTCTCTGAGCCAAAACGGGAGGAACAAGAGGCAGTAACCCATCTGCGTTGCATCCGCGAGTTTTGCTCTTTGTCGGGCTCTCACAGGAATAGCGGCAAACGCATTTGCTTAAGTTCATTCATTAAAACATacagttccttctctgcgtgcCTCTTCCAGGTTTCCACGACTACAGTGACGCGGCAGATGTGCCTCCGAATAGA GAGCCTTCTTACCGAGGAACCAGACCTGACACAAACAGATGGAGGCCTGCCTATGGGCAACCAGCAGTCGGACTGGTGCAAGGAAATTGACGCACGACAAAACATGCAACTCCGGAAAGCGCgacaacggagagaaaacgacgcgtGA
- a CDS encoding histone H3 centromeric CENH3 (encoded by transcript TGME49_225410~Gene product name based on ToxoDB Community Expert Annotation.) — MARIKTTPARRAGPGSRPKLTTGSGGAVGAAPKSRVGAAFPPPSHGRKPVHRRSSAPSSPSDDDSPESSYSSRSPSPSRVASSSGSHSSSSRRGSHASGRPPARSGRDRGLQPRRRAPPGARVLREIKRLRESTDLLIPRMPFLRLVHEVAQDCTPPYASPYRFTADALMALQCASEAYLTGLMEDSYLCAMHAKRVTLMPKDLHLAQRLRHAFPC; from the exons ATGGCTCGCATCAAGACGACGCCTGCGCGCAGAGCAGGACCTGGCTCGCGGCCTAAGTTGACCACGGGATCCGGGGGTGCAGTAGGAGCGGCCCCAAAATCTCGGGTCGGCGCTGCTTTTCCACCCCCATCTCACGGTCGAAAGCCTGTCCACCGACGCTCATCGGCCCCGTCATCCCCTTCTGACGACGATTCTCCTGAGTCCTCCTACTCCTCCCGCTCCCCCTCTCCAAGCCGCGTGGCTTCCTCATCAGGGTCGCATTCCAGCAGTAGCAGACGCGGTTCGCATGCATCAGGCAGACCACCAGCAAGGAGTGGCCGTGATCGGGGACTGCAACCGAGAAGACGGGCGCCGCCCGGGGCACGAGTACTTCGGGAAATCAAGAGACTTCGG GAGTCGACAGATCTCTTGATTCCCAGGATGCCTTTTTTGAGACTCGTTCACGAAGTCGCTCAAGACTGTACACCTCCTTACGCCTCACCCTACAG ATTCACAGCCGATGCACTTATGGCATTGCAGTGCGCAAGTGAGGCGTACCTAACGGGGCTAATGGAGGACTCGTACCTCTGTGCAATGCATGCGAAACGTGTCACATTAATGCCAAAGGATCTCCACTTGGCTCAGAGACTGCGGCATGCGTTTCCTTGCTGA
- a CDS encoding hypothetical protein (encoded by transcript TGME49_225400), with protein MRGGSIFVTVLLIVWPVCQRMPTSGDGINIVDSGSGDQWMLRFEDAARHPSNNPVEASPERKLLADDSPPSMEFVLVRGPQKISRVKWNTAVSRALSRRNRVPVKSSRSAKSKNDFRLGSLNMISAYEELLSEYQEDQKEKMELQLLQGWQRKMVQPRRTVKSFADLIIVPPPPEEGILLGGYVLEPVTEDDLNMAVYQPKAFYELEEPGNKERMELLAGKQHKMLNSLDDEALHALNKGAGVLGQLVDQVTGTAGGMSEAVKKVGQEALAVAASRAPEESAGYVNLRTGLPCIPSPDHIYCVATPTTTTTKAPPSLVELLKYRKKKEEEEEKRRRVELAIHLEQQKRQHNPYDQPVYFEAAESQLMKPTDVFKKKMFVHREKAGKEEEHLASFSSMQEAQTVLKFAKHATHKREDEPSFSRDSESETPLPASALNAASRRARGSSKALPEQQQTGVIQDARHASRHYGKAIVEEVIRPRQLKDFSVRSDKAWPLSPREPTRLLNTILNAEQISLGEAFSVAPSRQDRASRRKKADSRWSTRQSDIVIDPIPSLRVLRKSNLATPLHLFRSRSAEPVTSHSSDKQSVQKVESQGDGGSFADVTSLEETPARKTRKSDGIQPGFSSVPLTGSSDGDAQENLPGTAPADEHNKGGSVIVEGARRFQSHIQSATLTPQQLAKYTRGNKPSSLASNEDLIKTEKERAKRERQEQRLSRLTDNFTAMSYAEELHNAALATGDPLPSDAVVGPFLRVSSLPPILREKVERTQQHKERRREEKDARQERKREEWQATKNNARLQQLENNLSDRTLAFITGYLNSDTPSSINKASECGSKVKCTRGSPAAKDQSLKPFDVTIDTNKSTEDTLRQASPRVEGFSEVANQRSGINTHSVEEESNAGKRSTHTESSWSPLTKTDQSILLDELHLARVVWLDGEDNENPFQIHPRVSRISRNIDTSFF; from the exons ATGAGAGGCGGCAGCATCTTCGTCACAGTTCTCCTCATAGTGTGGCCGGTTTGTCAGCGTATGCCGACTTCAGGAGACGGGATAAACATTGTGGACTCTGGGAGTGGGGATCAGTGGATGTTGAGGTTTGAGGATGCAGCGCGGCATCCCTCCAACAACCCAGTGGAAGCGTCTCCGGAAAGAAAACTTTTGGCTGATGATTCTCCACCAAGTATGGAGTTCGTGCTGGTACGAGGACCCCAGAAAATATCGAGGGTAAAGTGGAACACCGCTGTCAGCAGGGCGTTGTCGAGGCGAAATCGTGTTCCGGTGAAatcttctcgctctgccaAGTCAAAAAACGACTTTCGACTGGGCTCGCTGAACATGATTA GTGCCTACGAAGAGCTTCTGTCTGAATATCAAGAGGATCAGAAGGAAAAGATGGAGCTGCAACTGTTACAAGGCTGGCAGCGAAAAATGGTACAGCCCCGTCGGACCGTCAAAAGCTTTGCCGACCTCATAATTGTTCCGCCACCTCCTGAAGAAGGCATCCTGTTGGGTGGATACGTCCTCGAACCAGTGACAGAGGACGACTTAAATATGGCGGTGTATCAGCCAAAGGCTTTCTACGAACTAGAAGAACCTGGGAACAAAGAAAGGATGGAATTACTTGCTGGCAAAC AGCACAAGATGCTCAATTCACTCGATGATGAGGCACTGCACGCATTGAACAAAGGCGCTGGGGTCCTCGGACAGCTCGTTGACCAGGTCACCGGCACAGCAGGTGGAATGAGTGAAGCAGTTAAGAAAGTTGGTCAG GAAGCTCTCGCCGTTGCTGCATCGCGTGCCCCTGAAGAGTCTGCTGGCTATGTAAACCTGAGAACCGGCCTCCCCTGTATCCCGTCGCCAGATCATATCTACTGTGTGGCAACGCCGACCACAACGACCACAAAGGCTCCTCCATCACTGGTTGAGCTCCTAAAGTaccggaaaaagaaagaggaggaggaggagaagagacgtaGGGTTGAGCTGGCAATCCATCTTGAACAGCAGAAGCGCCAGCACAATCCGTATGACCAGCCTGTGTACTTTGAAGCTGCTGAAAGCCAGCTGATGAAGCCGACAGATGTGTTCAAAAAGAAGATGTTcgtgcacagagagaaggcaggtAAGGAGGAGGAGCACCTGGCTAGTTTTTCATCTATGCAGGAGGCACAGACTGTCCTTAAATTTGCCAAGCACGCCACCCATAAACGTGAGGACGAACCCTCCTTCTCACGGGATTCAGAATCGGAGACTCCTTTACCTGCTAGCGCCTTGAACGCTGCAAGCAGACGCGCCCGCGGTTCCTCCAAAGCACTTCCTGAACAGCAGCAAACTGGTGTGATACAAGATGCGCGTCATGCCAGCAGGCATTATGGGAAGGCCATCGTTGAAGAGGTCATAAGACCTCGTCAGCTGAAAGATTTCAGTGTGAGATCGGATAAAGCGTGGCCTTTGTCGCCGAGAGAACCAACAAGATTGCTCAATACAATTCTGAATGCAGAACAAATTTCCCTAGGAGAGGCGTTCTCGGTGGCTCCCAGCCGACAAGATCGCGCGAGTAGACGGAAGAAAGCTGATTCACGATGGTCCACAAGACAGTCTGACATAGTCATAGATCCGATTCCCTCTCTTCGTGTCCTCAGAAAAAGCAATCTGGCCACGCCTCTTCATTTATTTCGCAGTCGATCAGCCGAACCTGTCACTTCCCACAGTTCCGACAAGCAGTCGGTCCAAAAAGTTGAATCTCAAGGAGATGGTGGTTCGTTTGCTGACGTCACATCACTAGAGGAGACGCCAGCAAGGAAAACACGAAAAAGCGATGGCATACAACCAGGTTTTTCGTCCGTACCACTAACCGGTTCTAGTGATGGAGACGCACAGGAAAACCTGCCTGGAACCGCACCTGCAGACGAGCACAATAAGGGCGGTAGTGTCATTGTAGAAGGTGCGCGACGGTTCCAGTCGCACATTCAGTCAGCAACATTAACTCCTCAACAGCTCGCAAAATACACAAGGGGCAACAAGCCGTCAAGCCTGGCATCCAACGAGGACCTTatcaagacagagaaggagcgcGCAAAGAGG GAAAGGCAAGaacagcgtctctctcgacttaCTGACAATTTTACGGCTATGAGCTACGCGGAAGAGCTCCACAACGCCGCGCTTGCGACTGGGGACCCACTGCCCTCAGATGCAGTAGTTGGTCCTTTTCTCCGAGTCTCTTCACTGCCGCCCATCTTGAGAGAGAAGGTTGAGCGAACTCAGCAGcacaaggagagaaggcgcgaagaaaaagatgctcgacaggaaaggaaaagggaAGAGTGGCAAGCAACCAAGAACAACGCTCGTCTCCAGCAGCTAGAGAACAACCTCTCAGATCGGACATTAGCTTTCATCACGGGCTATCTGAACAGCGATACTCCAAGCTCGATTAACAAAGCCTCCGAATGTGGTTCTAAAGTAAAGTGTACAAGAGGCTCTCCTGCTGCTAAAGATCAATCTCTAAAGCCATTTGACGTGACGATCGATACGAACAAGTCCACTGAAGACACTTTGAGACAGGCGTCGCCTCGGGTGGAAGGTTTTTCTGAAGTCGCCAACCAGCGGTCAGGTATAAACACGCATTCCGtagaagaggaaagcaacGCCGGAAAGAGAAgtacacacacagaaagtTCATGGTCGCCTCTGACCAAGACAGACCAGAGTATACTTCTTGACGAACTGCACTTGGCTCGCGTGGTATGGCTCGACGGCGAAGACAATGAGAACCCGTTTCAGATACACCCCCGGGTATCCAGGATATCCAGGAACATCGACACAAGCTTCTTTTAG
- a CDS encoding histidine triad domain-containing protein (encoded by transcript TGME49_225420~Signal peptide predicted by SignalP 2.0 HMM (probability 0.983) with cleavage site probability 0.287 at residue 20), translating into MTACSTALAACSAANGAALACSSSLWRLLGTATCELRKHASSSSPSSVPFWPEPVSFCGASVPADRVFFCTSRSFAMLAPRPVLPGHAIVTPRREVKALYELSPEEVDDLFLATQVVSYILNRVTGTDSCTMLLQQGEAAGQCLPQLYVHLVPRRKDDLSNNDDIYPLLEKSLPFPLDEEGALHEDEPKSKSLQAADFREWILQMAADKQPLPSRPAEVSI; encoded by the exons ATGACGGCGTGTTCTACCGCCCTCGCGGCGTGTAGCGCCGCAAACGGAGCTGCACTCGCTTGCAGTTCATCGTTGTGGCGCCTGCTTGGAACAGCAACATGTGAACTGCGGAAGCACGCTTCGTcatcttcgccgtcttctgttCCCTTCTGGCCGGAGCCAGTTTCTTTCTGCGGCGCGTCGGTCCCAGCAGACAGAGTATTTTTCTGCACGTCTCGGAGCTTTGCAATGCTCGCGCCGCGTCCCGTTCTTCCCGGCCACGCTATAGTTACCCCTCGAAGGGAAGTGAAA GCCCTTTACGAGCTTTCCCCGGAGGAAGTTGATGACTTGTTTCTGGCCACTCAAGTAGTGTCGTATATCTTGAACCGGGTAACGGGGACAGACTCTTGCACAATGCTGCTTCAACAGGGTGAGGCAGCAGGTCAGTGTCTTCCGCAGTTGTACGTGCACCTGGTTCCGCGGCGGAAAGACGATCTTTCCAACAACGATGACATTTATCCACTGTTAGAGAAGTCCCTCCCGTTCCCCctggacgaagaaggcgcacTACACGAGGATGAGCCGAAATCGAAAAGCCTGCAGGCAGCGGACTTCCGCGAGTGGATTCTGCAAATGGCGGCCGACAAGCAACCGCTCCCATCACGTCCCGCCGAAGTCTCCATTTGA